In uncultured Desulfobacter sp., one DNA window encodes the following:
- a CDS encoding DUF4198 domain-containing protein encodes MKKNRKNHIWMVAFAALALSFFTCTPVQAHFPWLIIENGAIDANRPLKWVIGFGHRFPLSGFMNGEDLKDTVIFGPNTGDKTVVTALSGIQFTSPSPLTKEGGYVLAAERQASFFTKTTEGYKRQPKKGLKNVLSSGYYHSYMKAVANVGEVGGKVDTVVGHDLEIIPLANPLTLRPGDYLPIKVLLRGKPFKTEFLATYGGFSTENGVYAYAASTDKQGMGKIRILAPGAWLIKVNYKEAYKDPEMCDVESFLATCTFEIQ; translated from the coding sequence ATGAAAAAAAATCGAAAAAATCATATTTGGATGGTGGCGTTTGCCGCACTGGCCCTCTCATTTTTTACCTGCACGCCGGTCCAGGCACACTTCCCCTGGCTTATTATAGAGAACGGCGCCATAGACGCAAACAGACCTTTAAAATGGGTCATCGGTTTCGGGCACCGCTTTCCCCTGTCCGGCTTCATGAACGGGGAAGATCTTAAGGATACGGTTATTTTTGGACCGAACACGGGAGATAAAACGGTTGTCACGGCACTCTCCGGCATTCAATTCACCTCCCCAAGCCCCTTGACCAAAGAAGGCGGTTATGTCCTGGCAGCAGAACGCCAAGCCTCTTTTTTCACTAAAACCACCGAAGGCTATAAGCGCCAACCCAAAAAGGGATTAAAGAACGTGCTCAGCTCAGGGTATTACCACTCATACATGAAGGCTGTTGCCAACGTGGGCGAGGTTGGCGGCAAGGTGGATACCGTGGTGGGCCATGACCTGGAAATAATTCCCCTTGCCAACCCCTTGACACTGCGCCCCGGCGACTATCTGCCTATCAAGGTTCTGCTTCGCGGCAAGCCGTTTAAAACTGAATTTCTGGCAACTTACGGCGGATTCTCAACCGAGAATGGTGTCTATGCGTATGCGGCCAGTACGGATAAACAAGGGATGGGGAAAATCCGCATTCTGGCCCCTGGGGCATGGTTGATCAAAGTAAACTACAAAGAGGCCTACAAAGATCCTGAAATGTGTGATGTGGAAAGCTTTCTTGCAACCTGCACTTTTGAAATTCAATAA
- a CDS encoding TonB-dependent receptor: MHKTHVGLMFALVIMLMPGGLWAEEDASTTKLDEVVVIGTRTPHAVKDSPVETVLITREDIEQSNAQTVSDLVKTVPGFSVGGNDDIFGGSSSRARLRGLSFNNGYGLILIDGQRIHGSSQSGAHGEYAVGLNQIPVSMIERIEIVKGPSSVLYGSDAMAGVINIITKKVPEKAVAGAGVKYGWYKVSKGKNYYTDAVTTPTDYGSNRYTRTAYAYTGSKINEDMGFLLHYTHEDSEGTSLSPYENDRDSVMGKLDVDFTDTAKGWMKGELSNFKRETTSTTEEESYRISAGFDFKVSQNHQFMLKGYHYVDDFSTSTRSGDIGFDQGELQYTWYAPANHVVTSGIEFQRQSIDYIMDNSSSGTTTRTTVVEDVDTFSIFLQDEWTLFEKLVLVPGIRYDNHSTFGDSFNPKLSAMYRLTEATTLRASVGKSFKSPTIRQLYYDVPFYHSPFWISSNPDLEPEESIGYSLSIEHTMLDDRLITSLAYFRNDVDNMVVTDRTGQTYEGADLYIYENVEEAMVQGIEVTAQFYLNDNCSVLFGYTYTDSEDESTGNELTYTPTHSFTITPAYEYVPWGLGISGTIQYNSDQYTDDDNTRVQDAHVVVDGKLFKRVGQVSKLTLEVDNIFDSDKGNDRYQRTGRTITLGLDMEF, encoded by the coding sequence ATGCACAAAACACACGTTGGATTGATGTTCGCCTTAGTAATAATGCTTATGCCGGGTGGTCTTTGGGCCGAAGAGGACGCGTCAACCACCAAGCTTGACGAGGTCGTGGTGATCGGTACACGCACCCCCCATGCAGTTAAAGACTCGCCCGTAGAAACTGTCTTAATCACCCGCGAGGATATTGAGCAAAGCAATGCCCAGACCGTAAGTGACCTTGTAAAAACAGTCCCCGGTTTCTCCGTAGGAGGAAACGACGATATTTTCGGCGGCTCGTCCTCCCGTGCCAGACTGAGGGGCTTAAGCTTCAACAACGGTTACGGCCTCATCCTCATCGACGGCCAAAGAATCCACGGCAGCAGTCAGAGCGGTGCCCACGGAGAATATGCCGTGGGCCTGAACCAAATCCCCGTCTCCATGATAGAGAGAATCGAAATTGTCAAAGGGCCATCCTCGGTCCTTTACGGCAGTGATGCCATGGCCGGTGTAATCAACATTATTACCAAAAAGGTTCCCGAAAAGGCGGTTGCCGGGGCCGGTGTAAAATACGGATGGTATAAGGTTTCCAAGGGCAAAAATTACTACACGGATGCCGTAACCACCCCCACTGATTATGGAAGCAACCGCTACACACGGACCGCTTACGCGTATACCGGCTCCAAAATCAACGAGGATATGGGATTTTTACTACACTATACCCATGAAGACTCAGAGGGGACCAGCCTAAGTCCCTATGAAAATGACCGGGACTCTGTCATGGGGAAACTGGATGTTGATTTCACGGATACGGCAAAAGGCTGGATGAAGGGAGAACTAAGCAACTTCAAGAGAGAGACCACAAGCACCACAGAAGAAGAAAGCTACCGCATTTCAGCAGGTTTTGACTTCAAGGTTTCCCAAAACCATCAGTTCATGTTAAAAGGCTATCACTATGTAGATGACTTCAGCACCTCCACACGGTCCGGGGACATCGGCTTTGACCAGGGTGAACTTCAGTATACCTGGTATGCGCCGGCGAACCACGTTGTCACCTCCGGAATCGAATTTCAGCGCCAGTCTATTGACTATATCATGGACAACAGCAGCAGCGGAACCACAACCCGGACCACGGTGGTAGAAGACGTTGATACCTTCAGCATATTCCTGCAGGATGAATGGACCCTTTTCGAAAAACTGGTCCTGGTCCCCGGCATTCGGTATGACAACCACTCCACGTTCGGAGATTCCTTCAACCCCAAATTAAGCGCCATGTACCGCCTCACAGAGGCGACCACCCTGCGGGCGTCGGTGGGCAAATCGTTCAAATCCCCGACCATACGTCAATTGTATTACGATGTCCCGTTTTACCACTCTCCGTTCTGGATTTCCTCCAACCCTGACCTGGAGCCGGAGGAGTCCATCGGCTATTCACTGAGTATTGAACACACGATGCTGGACGACAGATTGATAACCAGCCTGGCTTATTTCAGAAACGACGTAGACAACATGGTGGTCACAGACCGGACCGGCCAAACCTATGAAGGCGCAGACCTTTATATCTACGAAAATGTTGAAGAGGCCATGGTCCAAGGCATAGAGGTAACGGCACAATTTTATCTAAATGACAACTGTTCGGTCTTGTTCGGCTACACCTATACCGATTCCGAAGACGAATCCACAGGCAACGAGTTGACCTATACCCCGACCCATTCATTCACCATTACCCCTGCCTATGAATATGTCCCCTGGGGATTGGGGATCAGCGGAACAATCCAGTACAACTCGGATCAGTACACAGATGACGATAATACACGTGTACAGGACGCACATGTGGTCGTTGACGGGAAGCTGTTCAAACGGGTCGGCCAGGTATCCAAACTCACACTGGAAGTCGATAACATTTTTGATTCAGACAAGGGAAATGACCGTTACCAGCGCACGGGCAGAACCATTACGCTCGGCCTTGACATGGAATTTTAA